A single window of Nicotiana sylvestris chromosome 3, ASM39365v2, whole genome shotgun sequence DNA harbors:
- the LOC138887727 gene encoding uncharacterized mitochondrial protein AtMg00820-like, translating to MQDELNQFERSQVWHLVPRPKDRSVIGTEWVFRNKLNEDGTVTRNKARLVVQGYSQEEGIDYDETFALVVRLEAIRLLIAFAAHMEFTLHQIDVKSAFLNGYLKEEVFVKQPPGFESKECLQIKQSPNGTMIHQQKYAKELIKKF from the exons atgcaagatgaactcaatcagttcgagagaagtcaagtttggcatctagttccaagacccaaggatagATCAGTTATTGGCACagaatgggtcttcagaaacaaacttaatGAAGATGGAAccgttacaagaaacaaggcaagactggtggttcAAGGTTACAGCCAAGAGGAAGGCattgattatgatgagacttttgctctagttgtaagactagaggcaataaggctcctcatagcctttgcagcacatatggaattcactcttcatcagatagATGTCAAAAGCGCCTTCCTGAATGGTtacctgaaagaagaagtgtttgtaaaacaacctccagggtttgagagcaaagaat gcttgcagatcaaacaaagtcctaatggaaccatgatccatcagcagaagtatgcaaaagagcttatcaaaaagttttAA
- the LOC138887728 gene encoding uncharacterized protein, which produces MITAPTTTPSAQPARGGGWGGRGRPRGGGQDRYYDIPSHIEAIAFDSVITDSLSSPIYRSTLVGDSLIMDPVYQSCLITLSGFETKADLLLLSMVDFDVILGMDWLSPHYAIFDCRAKTVILAMLGLP; this is translated from the exons atgattacagcaccaactACCACTCCATCTGCTCAGCCAGCccgaggtggaggttggggaggtagaggtcgccctagagggggaggccaggacaGATACTATGACATTCCTTCTCATATAGAGGCTATTGCTTTTGACTCTGTaattacag attctttgagttcccctatttataggtctactcttgtgggagattctcttattatgGATCCTGTGTATCAGTCATGTTtgattactcttagtggttttgagactaaagccgatttattattgctcagcatggtagattttgatgttatcttgggcatggactggttgtcaccccattatgctatttttgATTGTCGTGCCAAGACTGTGATACTGGCTATGCTAGGTTTACCGTGA